One genomic segment of Flagellimonas marinaquae includes these proteins:
- the folE gene encoding GTP cyclohydrolase I FolE produces the protein MKLEQTLEEQHDERGEDHVGSASTDTPMREDAFVLSDEEKIERIQNNVREIMLTLGLDLDDDSLKGTPKRVAKMYVQEIFGGLHPDRKPKSSTFDNKYKYGEMLVEKNIVVYSTCEHHLLPIVGRAHIAYISNGTVVGLSKMNRIVDYFAKRPQVQERMNIQIVKELQKVLGTEDVACVIDAKHLCVNSRGIRDIESSTVTAEYGGKFKEEATRREFLDYIKLETEF, from the coding sequence ATGAAACTTGAGCAAACTTTGGAAGAACAACACGACGAAAGAGGTGAGGACCATGTAGGGTCTGCATCTACCGACACACCCATGAGAGAAGATGCTTTTGTATTGAGCGATGAAGAAAAAATCGAGAGAATACAGAACAATGTAAGGGAAATTATGCTTACGCTCGGACTTGATCTGGATGACGATAGTTTGAAAGGAACACCAAAACGCGTGGCAAAAATGTACGTACAGGAAATCTTCGGAGGATTGCACCCTGATAGAAAACCAAAATCGTCCACGTTTGACAATAAATACAAGTACGGTGAAATGTTGGTGGAAAAAAACATTGTGGTCTATTCCACTTGCGAACACCATCTGCTACCCATTGTAGGAAGGGCACATATTGCCTATATTTCCAATGGTACCGTTGTTGGTCTCTCCAAAATGAACCGTATTGTGGATTATTTTGCCAAACGGCCCCAGGTTCAAGAACGTATGAACATCCAAATTGTAAAGGAACTTCAGAAAGTATTGGGCACCGAAGATGTTGCTTGTGTTATCGACGCAAAACACCTTTGTGTCAACTCCCGTGGAATCCGCGATATAGAAAGCAGCACGGTAACCGCGGAATATGGCGGAAAGTTTAAAGAAGAAGCCACACGAAGAGAGTTCCTGGATTACATTAAACTAGAAACCGAATTTTAA